From a region of the Paraburkholderia hospita genome:
- the fliI gene encoding flagellar protein export ATPase FliI gives MVKPTIEDIQHSDLTPLERELALASFGAEALTVAQMEESLAALESAISDAHSAGQSRDETHDDANGNASGAHPAAAPASRESAAAQKRAPDPALASNPHLQAWRNRLNGLRERNQIARPLRACGRLTRAAGLVLEAVGLRLAVGSEVMIELPPGSTRTMAEAEVVGFHGDKLFLMPTTEVAGLLPGARVYPLEVAPIADPMAGAKRLPVGWELLGRVVDASGKPLDGFGPLNSRNDAPLTAPTINPLHREPIHKVLDVGVRAINALLTVGRGQRMGLFAGSGVGKSVLLGTMARYTSAEVIVIGLIGERGREVKEFIEQILGEEGLARSVVVAAPADVSPLLRMQAAAYTTSLAEYFRDQGKHVLLLMDSLTRYAMAQREIALAIGEPPATKGYPPSVFAKLPALVERTGNGPEGGGSITAFYTVLTEGDDQQDPIADSARAILDGHIVLSRALAEAGHYPAIDIEASISRAMTSLISDAHLDRTRQFKQMLSRYQRNRDLINVGAYSSGRDTVLDKAIALYPRMEAFLQQGFRESAGFDASIAHLDSLFG, from the coding sequence ATGGTAAAGCCGACCATCGAAGACATTCAGCACAGCGACCTCACGCCGCTCGAGCGCGAGCTGGCGCTGGCGTCGTTCGGTGCGGAAGCGCTCACCGTCGCGCAGATGGAAGAGTCGCTCGCCGCGTTGGAATCCGCGATTTCTGACGCGCATTCGGCGGGCCAATCCCGCGATGAAACGCACGACGACGCAAACGGCAACGCCAGCGGCGCACATCCCGCTGCCGCGCCCGCGAGCCGCGAATCGGCGGCTGCGCAAAAGCGCGCGCCTGATCCCGCACTCGCATCCAATCCGCATCTGCAGGCGTGGCGCAATCGTTTGAATGGCCTGCGCGAGCGCAACCAGATAGCGCGCCCACTGCGCGCCTGCGGCCGTCTGACGCGCGCCGCCGGTCTGGTGCTCGAAGCCGTCGGCCTGCGCCTGGCCGTTGGTTCGGAAGTGATGATCGAACTGCCGCCCGGCAGCACGCGCACGATGGCGGAAGCCGAAGTGGTCGGCTTTCACGGCGACAAACTGTTTCTGATGCCGACCACGGAAGTCGCTGGTCTGTTGCCCGGCGCGCGTGTCTACCCGCTGGAAGTGGCGCCTATCGCCGATCCGATGGCGGGCGCGAAGCGTCTGCCCGTCGGCTGGGAACTGCTCGGCCGCGTGGTCGATGCATCGGGCAAACCGCTCGATGGCTTCGGCCCGCTCAACTCGCGCAACGACGCGCCGCTCACGGCACCGACCATCAACCCGCTGCATCGCGAGCCGATTCACAAGGTGCTCGACGTCGGCGTGCGCGCAATCAACGCGCTGCTCACCGTCGGACGCGGCCAGCGCATGGGTCTGTTCGCCGGTTCGGGCGTCGGTAAATCGGTGCTGCTCGGCACGATGGCGCGCTACACCAGCGCCGAAGTGATCGTGATCGGTCTGATCGGCGAACGTGGCCGCGAAGTGAAGGAATTCATCGAGCAGATTCTCGGCGAGGAAGGTCTCGCGCGCTCCGTCGTCGTGGCCGCGCCCGCCGACGTGTCGCCGCTGCTGCGGATGCAGGCCGCCGCCTACACGACCTCGCTCGCCGAGTATTTCCGCGATCAGGGCAAGCACGTTCTGTTGCTGATGGACTCGCTCACGCGTTACGCGATGGCGCAGCGCGAGATCGCGCTGGCGATCGGCGAGCCTCCCGCGACCAAGGGCTATCCGCCGTCCGTGTTTGCGAAGCTGCCCGCGCTCGTCGAGCGTACGGGCAACGGCCCGGAAGGTGGCGGTTCGATTACAGCGTTCTACACAGTGCTGACGGAAGGCGACGACCAGCAGGACCCGATCGCCGACTCGGCGCGCGCGATTCTCGACGGCCATATCGTGCTGTCGCGCGCGCTCGCCGAAGCGGGTCACTACCCTGCCATCGACATCGAAGCGTCGATCAGCCGCGCGATGACCTCGCTCATCAGCGACGCGCATCTCGATCGCACGCGCCAGTTCAAGCAGATGCTGTCGCGCTACCAGCGCAACCGCGATCTGATCAACGTCGGCGCGTATTCGTCGGGCCGCGACACCGTGCTCGACAAGGCCATCGCGCTGTATCCGCGGATGGAAGCGTTCCTGCAGCAAGGTTTTCGCGAGAGCGCCGGCTTCGACGCCAGCATCGCGCACCTCGATTCGCTGTTCGGCTAG
- the fliJ gene encoding flagellar export protein FliJ, translating into MSKHFPIKTLIGLAQDDVDAAARKLGRVQRERNEVEAQLTALIEYRDEYHRRFTETAKAGMPAGNMRNFQAFIDTLDAAIEQQRGLLATATARVEAAKPEWQHSKQKLGSYEVLEARGIAAEAKVAARREQRDADEFGARILRMRAEGA; encoded by the coding sequence ATGAGCAAGCACTTTCCGATCAAGACGCTGATTGGCCTCGCGCAGGATGACGTCGATGCCGCCGCGCGCAAGCTGGGCCGCGTGCAGCGCGAGCGCAACGAAGTCGAAGCGCAACTGACCGCGCTCATCGAATACCGCGACGAGTATCACCGCCGTTTCACGGAAACCGCCAAGGCGGGCATGCCCGCCGGCAACATGCGCAACTTTCAGGCGTTCATCGACACGCTCGATGCCGCCATCGAACAGCAGCGTGGCTTGCTGGCGACGGCGACGGCGCGTGTCGAAGCGGCCAAGCCCGAATGGCAGCACAGCAAGCAGAAGCTCGGTTCTTACGAAGTACTGGAAGCACGCGGCATCGCCGCCGAAGCAAAAGTCGCGGCGCGCCGCGAGCAACGGGACGCCGACGAGTTCGGCGCACGAATTCTCCGGATG